The sequence TCTTCAGCATCCATGGGCTTGCACCTGaaccaaaacacacacacacacgcgcgtaaaACAGAGCACGGACACGCACTGACTCACTCTTCGAATAGGGCATATGCGAACAGGTGCCGAGCTCAAGGGATGACATGTTCCAAACAACAAGGTACCTGCGACCAAATATGTGTTCAGGAGAAGATTAGAGGAATGGATTAGTGGCGCTGTGCATATGAGGAGAGACTGAGTTAGCATCAGGGATAGATGGTGTATAGTCTCAAAACAATTTACACTACCTCATCATAAATAAGTAATTTGCCAAATAAATAAGGACAGCAACAAATAATAAGGTAACAATTTGGGAGATAATTGCCACATAAAAGCAAGTATGTATATTTCCAAAGTGTGAGAGGTACCTGAGACAGGTTTTGCCTTGCCCTTCCTTCCACTACAAAGACTTCTAAAGATGAGAAACAAAACCTAAAAGAGAGTGGCACAACTATGCAAATAATTACTTACATTGCTAACTAAAATATGACTAACTTGCTTCTAAAATTGAACGTTTACTGCCAAAATTATTTGTGAAGGGAGGCGATATATAGAAGTTGTACCAGTGTGGCTGCAGCTTCAACAAAGGATCCTTGATATGGCAGATTCAAGCTacaagaaatcaagcatgaaaaaAGAGTAAATATTTGACATCTGATTTCAAGACATTATACTACAATTTGCTCAtaaagtttttcaaatgtacatAAATACATAAATACCACTGAGAAAGCAGCTATAGGCCTCATCTTTATATGCGGTACATATTCTAAAAGTACATATCTAGCAATGATACAAGAAGCTTTTCAGTTTCTCAATTATATTAGCTAACATCAGTGCTAATAACACAACCAATTGTAGGTCCTAAAATTTTGAGATATGTGAGAGAACAAAACTCTTTCTAGCAAATTGAAAATTGAACAAATCAACATACTGAAAACAGATGCAAAGGGACCCTTATTTTCCCACTCACAAGCCTACTCTTTTCACCAATGAGCCAGCAAAAGAAGGAAATCAAGATCCGGATGCCCTCAGATCTAGATTCTACATAAATTGTATGAACAACTAAAGATCCTGACTTCGTTATTTGGATGACCATGGTTGGACTTACCACAGAAAAATGGATCAACTGGCTTGGACAAAACGGAGAGGAGGAGGCCGCTGCTGTCACGTCAgacgaggaggagcaggagttTACTGGATGTGCAACAACAGACTTACCCAGATCTGGAGCAGGGAGCACGGGGTACAATCATCGCGTCCAGGGAAGCCGTGTTGGGCGGAGTGGTCCGACGAAGGTGGGATGCAGCAAGGGTCGGAGCTGCAGGCAAGCGACGGCGGAAGTCACAGACATTAAAGGTGGGCGTCGGTGGCGGATGCAGGTTGAcccgggcggcggtggtggaggtgAGAGACGACCAGTAGTGGAGGTCGGGAGAGTGGAGGGCGAGCGGTGCCGGAACGATTTAGGGCGAGTGGCGCCGGCCAGGAAGTTTGAGGAGGGCGGCGGCCATGGAGCAGATGTGAGATGGAGAGATGGGACGAAGTGGGGAATTGGTGGTCTAGGGATTCTATTCATCTGGATGGGCCTTTTTTCCTGTAGGCCCATACACACAGGAAAATCGGCGGAAGTTTCATTTGAGGCGCCAAAGCGAAAAAAACGCAGGAGGTAAGAATTTCCGGCGCCAGAGCCCGTTTCGCGGTGGTGAAATGGCGGGCTGGGCCTCAAATATTTTTCCTGTGGGCTGGACTCTCAGGAAAATAGTCAATTTTCCTGGGAGCCAAATTTAGCCCGTTAGGAAAATTTATATTCCTGTGATGGGCTTCGGGCCTCACAGGAAAATTCGTCACCTGCAGGAAAAGTACAGTTTCTGGTAGTGAGTGTTAAAAACAGTGGTATAGAAATACCCACTAAATTTCAATGGAAAAGGACTATAACAAATTTTGGAGGCTTAATTAGTTAAATGTAACACAGTACCTCTATGTTACATCAGCACAAAACAAGGACTTTGAGAGAAACAATGGCATGCCATACTCCAGCCTCAAAATAATTATGACATAGATAACAGACAAATTCTTTTACTCTGTATTTGTTTACCGGTAAAAACCTTGCCGTCATTTTGAGAAGGAGCAAGACAAGGAAGGGGGATCACCTTAGTTTGGAAGTCTACGGACTGGGCCTCGGCCTTGTACTTGCACAGTGCGAGCTCCTGGAAGGATGGCTTGAGCTGCAGCGACGCGTCCACGAATACGCCGTTGGCGAAGGCGACGCGTGGGCTGCCGATGTTAGACGCGTTGGCGAGGACGAACTGCACCACCTGCTCAGCGAGTGTGTGGAGTCCCTCAACCTCGCCTTCTCCCAGTGTCGTGGCAAGTTGGTTGCGGGTGGCGCCCCCCGCGCCAGCGGTGATGAGGCTGAGCGCCACGTGGAGGGAGACCGGAGAGAATGCGGCATTGTTGACAGTAGACTTGGGGTTGGATGAGATAGCGGAGGCGAGGCGGAAGACGAAGCGGGTCTGGTGCGCAATGGAGAGGCGAACATCAGTGGCGAGGGTGGTTGCCATGGCTGGGGTGGAGGTTCGTTGGGCTTTTGTTAGAGTTGAGAGAAAGATGGATGACTGGGAAGTGCTGTTTTCATCGGTGATTTGTGGCTATTTAACGGGAGGCACAAGCCCTGAGATATGCAAAGGTTCGAAGCATCTGCGCCATAAAGCAAGATAAGTGGTTTGTTGTCTCTTGTTTAATTAGTCATCGTTGTGTCATTTCGTATATATGTTAGAAACCTGAACTTATCCTATCTCGAGTTAGCGTGGTGCTTCCTGTCTGATCTTCCCGTACCTCTGAGTTCTGTAGAACATCGGATTTGTGGGAGACCACTACAAGCCTCGTAACCTTTTAACTGATCGTCTTAAAAGCATTGTTTGTTTTATTAAAATCACACAACTGATTAGCAATTCTGAATTCCAAGCTTGAGATAGTGGCGCCAACCTGTAAAGTTGTAACTAGTAAAGAAGACgttcatggcattgcataattagGATTTGCATCACACAACTGGTTAGTAGTACTAAATTCCAAGCTTGAGATAGCTATACCTGTGTGTAAAGTCCTAACTAGAAAAGAGGATTTGCACAATATTGCATGACGAAGCCTTATTGGGATTTGCATCACTTGCCGTGGGGTGTGGGCTTAACTTGTCGTCAAATTAATATGTTCTTTTCATCACACTGTGACATATCCAACGCTACCCCTGGAAGATGACAAAACTGATAATATGTGCTTTTCATCACTTTGGCTAGTTCCCCTAGAACATCTGGTTTATGTGGATTTTGCTACACATCTCATGACCTTTTTGTTGTTTAATTTAGAAGCATGCTATTTTCTTAAGACCAGACTACTGATTAGTAGTACTAAATCCAAGCTTCGGATTCCGATGCTAGCTAACGCGTAAAGTTTAACTTGTAAAGAAGATTTGCATGATATTGCACCATATAACAAAATTGGGTTTTGCAtcattttgttgtgggcgtgggcTTAGTTTGTGGTTAAATTAAAGAGTTATGATCCAAAGCAGAGCAAGATTCCATTCCTCAAAAACACCTAAATAATGGCACCACGTCATTCAACGCTACCCATGCATTTGCATAATACCACTACAATTGGAGTTTAGGGGTGTGGACTTAACTTGTGGCCAAATTTAATCGTATGATCCGACGACGGCAGCGCTGGGGAGGTGGACACGGGCACGTCTACCTGTCGCCTGTAGCGAGCCCGAAGTTTGTGTCGCCTTAGTTGCTTGTATATTGGGCCGGCCCAATAAACACTTCCGTTCCTGCACCAACCAATTTGCTATAAAGTCGCTCAACATATGTAGCTTCATGTGACAGAATTTAGTTACAAAATTAGGCAACAAATATTTATGTGATATAAATACACCACATATATAAAAATAGATTTCCATGTATTCTTTTAATCCATGAGTGTGAAATATATTTTCAAAGATTATCTTacttaaattttagaaaatgttcattgtgCCTTCAAAAAAATGTGAATGCACTGTAATATAGATTTCTATGTATTTTTATAAATTACGTTAATATATTGCATCCTTTGTTAATTATGTTAATATATTTCAAACATTATGTTAATTATTACTTTTAAATGTTCACCGCGCCTTCAAAAAATGTTAATGCTTTAAAAAGAATCATgcaatttatattaaaaaattgtAACTTTAGAAAACATTccttgtatttaaaaaatattcgcaAGTTTAAAATTTTGATCATAACAATTTCCAAACTGTTCATATATTTTTTAGAAATATTGCATCATTTGTAAAAAAAAAAGTTCTTATCAGTCAGAAAAATCAtgacattaaaaaatgttcatgtgtttTATAAACATGTTTCATGACATTTTAGAAAATTGTTCTTGCAATTATAAAGAGAAAATTCATAACATATAAAAAGATGTTCGTGACATTTTCCCAAAATATTCTAGCACTTTAACAGATATCTACACGTTTTAAACAATATTCATGTCATTTAAAAATATATTCAACGTGTGTTTAAAAAAGCTCACTTTATATTTACAAAATGACAATGTGCATTTTTACTAATATCcagcatgtatttaaaaaatgttcaacaggTATCTTAAACAGGTTTGATTTGTATGGCAAAGAAAATTCATTTTACTAAAATCAAATCAATATATattgaaaaaggaaaaataaaaggaaaagggaaaatgaaaaataaaaaataaaaaaattaagaaTAATCGATAAAAAAGCACAGAGAAAAGAAGAGGTACAACACCGTGTTTTTACTGGCACGGCGTTCTGACCCAGTTAAGTCTCTGGTTGGTGGGCCTACGCCCGACTTGATCGGTTCTTTGAAAACGAAACCTCTGCTGAAAAGCATAAAAAAAACATCCCTAAAAGAAATTATAAGAAAGCTCGTTCGGTTTTCCGGAGCAGTTTTTTGGGCGAGATGACCTGCGGCGGCCTCCccatctcgccggcgccggcgccgatgCCGACGGTGGCGGCCCCGCTGGAGGACGAGAACCTCCTGCCGGAGATCCTCGTCCGCCTAGCCCCGCTGCCGTCCGCCCTCCCGCGCGCCTCCCTCGTCTGCAAGCGCTGGCGCCGCCTCGTCTCCGACCGCCGCTTCGTCCGCCGCTTCCGCGCCCACCACCTCCGCAGCCCCCCTCCCCTGATCGGATTCTTCGAGGAGGTCACCCGCGAACCCTCCCCGGACTCCCCCAGCAGCCTCTTCTTCACCCCTATCCTGGATCCCCCCAACCGCGTCCCGGTCAGCCGCTTCTCCTTGAGCTTCCGCAACGGCGACGGCCGCACGATCCTCGGCTGCCGCGACGGCCTCGTGCTCCTCGTCGACGCGGGGGGTGCCGAGATCGAGGTCCTGGTGTGGGACCCCGTCACCGGCGAC comes from Triticum aestivum cultivar Chinese Spring chromosome 5B, IWGSC CS RefSeq v2.1, whole genome shotgun sequence and encodes:
- the LOC123113530 gene encoding uncharacterized protein isoform X2, with protein sequence MGLQEKRPIQMNRIPRPPIPHFVPSLHLTSAPWPPPSSNFLAGATRPKSFRHRSPSTLPTSTTAPTLAASHLRRTTPPNTASLDAMIVPRAPCSRSGLNLPYQGSFVEAAATLWKEGQGKTCLRYLVVWNMSSLELGTCSHMPYSKSESVRVRALFYARVCVCFGSGASPWMLKTMRSAYLFFMKFSQVSNMRAKRAGPR
- the LOC123113530 gene encoding uncharacterized protein isoform X6; translation: MGLQEKRPIQMNRIPRPPIPHFVPSLHLTSAPWPPPSSNFLAGATRPKSFRHRSPSTLPTSTTAPTLAASHLRRTTPPNTASLDAMIVPRAPCSRSGLNLPYQGSFVEAAATLWKEGQGKTCLRCKPMDAEDYEECIPLLYEVLAGQQHEGKKGRTSLRMSS
- the LOC123113530 gene encoding uncharacterized protein isoform X5, with protein sequence MGLQEKRPIQMNRIPRPPIPHFVPSLHLTSAPWPPPSSNFLAGATRPKSFRHRSPSTLPTSTTAPTLAASHLRRTTPPNTASLDAMIVPRAPCSRSGLNLPYQGSFVEAAATLVLFLIFRSLCSGRKGKAKPVSGASPWMLKTMRSAYLFFMKFSQVSNMRAKRAGPR
- the LOC123113530 gene encoding uncharacterized protein isoform X3; this translates as MGLQEKRPIQMNRIPRPPIPHFVPSLHLTSAPWPPPSSNFLAGATRPKSFRHRSPSTLPTSTTAPTLAASHLRRTTPPNTASLDAMIVPRAPCSRSGLNLPYQGSFVEAAATLWKEGQGKTCLRYLVVWNMSSLELGTCSHMPYSKSESVRVRALFYARVCVCFGSGASPWMLKTMRSAYLFFMKFSQGKKGRTSLRMSS
- the LOC123113530 gene encoding uncharacterized protein isoform X1; this encodes MGLQEKRPIQMNRIPRPPIPHFVPSLHLTSAPWPPPSSNFLAGATRPKSFRHRSPSTLPTSTTAPTLAASHLRRTTPPNTASLDAMIVPRAPCSRSGLNLPYQGSFVEAAATLWKEGQGKTCLRCKPMDAEDYEECIPLLYEVLAGQKGQDLVKNVVLVGTRSNMKLPGTPSYPLLAWRMVLWATTSAMATAKATMMLRTW
- the LOC123113530 gene encoding uncharacterized protein isoform X4, which encodes MGLQEKRPIQMNRIPRPPIPHFVPSLHLTSAPWPPPSSNFLAGATRPKSFRHRSPSTLPTSTTAPTLAASHLRRTTPPNTASLDAMIVPRAPCSRSGLNLPYQGSFVEAAATLVLFLIFRSLCSGRKGKAKPVSGTLLFGTCHPLSSAPVRICPIRRVSQCVSVLCFTRVCVCVLVQVQAHGC